The following is a genomic window from Dehalococcoidia bacterium.
ACATGGCTCAATCCCGATTCAGACATCATATCTGCTAAGGTGGCATGGTTGTAGGGTGCGCCAATTACACTGACAGAATCCAAAATACTAAGGTTGCCATCATCAAAGCTAAAAACGTGGAGAGTCTTACGTTGAATGACCCCTGAGACAGCTTCCATATCTTCCCAATACTCGCAGAAATCCATCATTAGCAATTGCTTGCCAGTATCATTTCCTGGGGCATCGGGAGGAACAATACCTCGAAATTTCATGACATCTCTTCCCATTTCTCCTCGAAGGTCGTTCGCCCAAGAAAGTGTATCGGTCAAGACGTAGCCCCCCGATCTTATAAGTGATGTCATTGATTTAATGAATCTAACCGTCGATTCGCGGGTGCATAGATGGTAAATGGCGTGCCCGCGGCACATCAACAAATCGAATGATGATGCGGGGAATAATTCCTCAAGCCCCAACCAGGAAGCCTTTGCAATACTGATCACACCAGGACACTCTGCTTTCGCTTCATTATCACTCAGAGGCAATACTGATAGACCCGAAGTTAGGGCGTTCCAGACACAACGATTTAGCATTA
Proteins encoded in this region:
- a CDS encoding class I SAM-dependent methyltransferase, whose amino-acid sequence is MSIDQNMLITQYDKLSKWYDLMYAAMGTKPGPYSPQLAAHLLTLCKEKGIQNILDCACGTGDPIIGIAKEGRNLRCIGTDGSALMLNRCVWNALTSGLSVLPLSDNEAKAECPGVISIAKASWLGLEELFPASSFDLLMCRGHAIYHLCTRESTVRFIKSMTSLIRSGGYVLTDTLSWANDLRGEMGRDVMKFRGIVPPDAPGNDTGKQLLMMDFCEYWEDMEAVSGVIQRKTLHVFSFDDGNLSILDSVSVIGAPYNHATLADMMSESGLSHVEVINLEGVRYPAVIGRKS